From Pseudomonas putida, one genomic window encodes:
- a CDS encoding Ig-like domain-containing protein translates to MAFWKRNKKNQNPSVSMSRPSLIQALEPRMMFDASVAVVADQGAQAAEAATATATSKDTATASDTASTQDSASHESAQQAAPATAPATLAAERHEVVFVDSAVSDYQKLIAGLPAGVEVVLLENGKDGFKQIADYLDGRTDVTSIDIISHGDSGYVYLAGNAIWANQLASHQADLARIGASLAEGGDIRFFACNTGQGSDGQLFVDEVARLSGADVGASADSTGNRAGEDWELETVSGVVATGVGVQRGDLTAFNTSLATITVTDTNASSVQANGLVSLAEAIQAANTDASVDGSAAGSGSDIIVFHQSLSGQTIRWSTASALLVTSNITINGDVDGDGRGDIILSGDVNNNGVRDATEASGLQSNSGGVLTVRNLDFREFSGNLVGGAIRANSGSITIEDSNFQNNAGAVINSATTVGSAVVVRNTTIHDNSGSIVGATAMSSLVRLGGANNHVLENVAIYNNTGTYAATGTVAGGAVIVLNNAGGSVNIVNSTIANNVFLNTSTGSITSAGLGWVNGQGGTITVQNSILTGNTVNGAAADAVTGSGYTSITNLIGTTVNFVNAAGGDYRLASTASNAIDQGTSSGAPATDLRGFERPRGGAVDIGAYEVLYSAPPVVDLDTNTGGNDSTVNFTGTAVAIVPNISLTQTDGDTQVSGASLSLSGVADGANETLSLSAAQIATAAGFGITVSGSGSAVLTLSGVATLAQYRAVLASVAYGNAAAAYTTGTRTVTVSVNDDMGSTTRTASVAVLPQNSAPVIGNLNGDSAVFTQGNGAILLDAGSNATVSDSDSADFGGGNLTASISANGVAGEDTLGIRSVGNGAGQISLSGNTVSYGGVAIGTVAGGTGGASLVVTFNANATAAAVQALVRSITYDNGNAGNGIGQANRAVSLTVSDGDGATSGTATVQVTVRETVPPTASISLSDTALKVGDTATVTFTFSEAVTGFSNADLTVVGGTLSAVSSSDGGLTWTATFTPSTNITVASAAITLNNTGVADLAGNAGSGTTVSPSYSIDTQRPTATIVVADNALRAGETSLVTITFSEAVSGFTNADLSVANGTLSTLSSSDGGITWTATFTPTSNVTDATNLITLNNTGVTDSAGNAGTGTTNSNNYSVDTQRPVATIVVADTALSIGETSLVTITFSEAVTGFSNADLTVANGTLSAVSSSDGGITWTATFTPTSNVTDATNLISLDNTGVTDAAGNTGSGTTDSNNYAIDTVRPVAAIVVADSNLAIGETSTVTITFNEPVTGLSLADFTVQNGTLSGLSTSDNITWTATFTPAANVTDTSNLITLDNAGVVDTAGNAGTGSTGSNNYAIDTQRPTAAIVMADTALNVGESTTVTITFSEAVSGFTLADLSAPNGTLSGLSSSDGGITWTATFTPSINVQDATNVITLANTGVTDLAGNAGSGTTDSSNYTVSTLQPTATIVVSDAALRIGETSLVTITFSEAVTGFTPADLTVANGALSGLSSSDGGITWTATFTPASNVTDTSNLITLDNSGVVGQSSGNAGSGTTDSNNYAIDTQRPTATVVVAESQLAIGETSLVTITFSEAVVGLSNADLAVSNGTLSAVASSDGGITWTALFTPTSNVTDASNLITLDNTGVADLAGNAGSGSTDSNNYAIDSLRPTATIVVADSNLTLGETSQVTITFSEAVTGFTNADLTVANGTLSAVASADGGITWTATFTPAVGVRDATNVITLANTGIADLAGNLGSGTTSSSNYSVDTIVPTATIVVADTALSIGETSLVTITFSEAVSGFSNADLTVANGTLSAVSSSDGGITWTATFTPTSNVTDTSNLISLDNTGVVGQSGNAGVGTTDSNNYAIDTQRPTATIVVADSQLAIGETSLVTITFSEPVVGFSLAELSVANGTLSGLASSDGGLTWTATLTPSAGISDTSNLITLDNTGVADLAGNAGSGSTDSNNYAIDSLRPTATIVVADSNLTLGETSQVTITFSEAVTGFTNADLTVANGTLSAVSSADGGITWTATFTPAVGVRDATNVITLANTGIADLAGNLGSGTTSSSNYSVDTIVPTATIVVADTALSIGETSLVTITFSEAVSGFSNADLTVANGTLSAVSSSDGGITWTATFTPASNVTDTSNLISLDNTGVAGQSGNAGVGTTDSNNYAIDTQRPTATIVVADTQLAMGETSLVTITFSEPVVGFSLADLSVANGTLSGLASSDGGLTWTATLTPSAGISDTSNLITLDNTGVADLAGNAGTGTTDSNNYAIDSLRPTATIVVADSNLTLGETSQVTITFSEAVTGFTNADLTVANGTLSAVSSADGGITWTATFTPAVGVRDATNVITLANTGIADLAGNLGTGTTSSSNYSVDTIVPTATIVVANTALSIGETSLVTITFSEAVSGFNNADLTVANGTLSAVSSSDGGITWTATFTPTSNVTDTSNLISLDNTGVVGQSGNAGVGTTDSNNYAIDTQRPIATIVVAESQLAIGETSLVTITFSEPVVGFSLADLSVANGTLSGLASSDGGLTWTATLTPSAGISDTSNLITLDNTGVADLAGNAGSGSTDSNNYAIDSLRPTATIVVADSNLTLGETSQVTITFSEAVTGFTNADLTVANGTLSAVSSTDGGITWTATFTPAVGVRDATNVITLANTGIADLAGNLGSGTTSSGNYAVDTIVPTATIVVADNALRAGESSLVTITFSEAVSGFTLADMSAANGVLSNLSSQDGGITWTATLTPTSNVEDTSNLVSLDNSGVVATASGNAGVGSSISNNYAIDTRVPSVTSVGGPAGVAYNAGDALVFVVNASEAVQVAGSPRLALEVGGRTVFAELIAGADTPTLVFQYIVQAGDNDSDGIRVTGLSANGATLSDAQGNAMNLALNGIADTSTVLVDTLAPAAVGIVTLDPSPSNAQSVRFTVTFSERVNGVDLADFSLVASGTASATLSGLRQISDGVYEITASGVSGSGTLGLNLKASGTAISDVAGNVLTGGLTGAVYTVDHDAPTVRSVSVPVGVHYNIGDTLTFVVDTSEAVIVDGAPQLALDVGGRTVYADFVAGSGTPTLVFQYRIQAGDNDADGIQVVGLAANGATLHDAAGNALQPGLGAVGDSTGVIVDTRLPSVESIVPMPVNGSGSQGFIVTFSEAVRGVDLSDFQLVASGSASGTLQSLVQIDSRTWQVNAVGVAGSGSLALALNNSGTGISDMAGNGLEGGFVGQGSALQGTGADTQFLAYPTTPPSLAGQPLPLPGTAASAFSAFQSPLLPVPLFEVPSVGGGLPPLGSIFIHEGALAPSYLAQVFAGQQGGSAIGNGSGSGFLGFGGGDASVFGASSLANIFDKTLPDDGGQYELSGGNPWRQGGEGQAGAPTLGQQLQAFKEGEQRQVRELALALGQIKAPMPEA, encoded by the coding sequence CCACGGCCACCAGCAAGGACACCGCCACCGCCAGCGATACGGCCAGCACCCAGGACAGCGCCAGCCATGAAAGCGCGCAGCAGGCCGCACCCGCTACGGCGCCGGCTACCCTGGCCGCCGAGCGCCACGAAGTGGTGTTCGTCGACTCCGCCGTCAGTGACTACCAGAAGCTCATCGCCGGCCTGCCCGCCGGGGTCGAGGTGGTGTTGCTGGAGAACGGCAAGGACGGGTTCAAGCAGATCGCTGATTACCTCGACGGCCGTACCGATGTCACGTCCATCGACATCATCAGCCACGGCGACAGCGGCTATGTGTACCTGGCCGGCAACGCCATCTGGGCCAACCAGCTGGCCAGCCATCAGGCCGACCTGGCGCGCATCGGTGCCAGCCTGGCCGAGGGCGGCGACATCCGCTTTTTCGCCTGCAACACCGGCCAGGGCAGTGATGGCCAGCTGTTCGTCGATGAAGTGGCAAGGCTGAGCGGCGCCGATGTCGGCGCGTCTGCCGACTCGACCGGCAACCGCGCCGGCGAGGACTGGGAACTGGAAACCGTCTCCGGCGTGGTCGCTACGGGCGTTGGTGTGCAACGTGGTGACCTGACGGCGTTCAATACGTCGCTGGCGACCATCACGGTAACCGACACCAATGCCTCGTCCGTTCAGGCCAACGGCTTGGTCTCGCTGGCCGAAGCGATCCAGGCCGCCAACACCGACGCCTCGGTGGACGGCTCTGCCGCTGGCAGTGGCAGCGACATCATCGTGTTTCATCAATCGCTGAGTGGCCAGACCATCCGCTGGTCCACCGCTTCGGCGTTGCTGGTCACCAGCAACATCACCATCAACGGTGATGTGGATGGCGACGGCCGAGGCGACATCATCCTCAGTGGCGACGTCAACAACAACGGCGTGCGTGATGCGACCGAGGCGTCGGGGCTGCAGAGCAACAGCGGCGGCGTGCTGACGGTGCGCAACCTTGATTTTCGTGAGTTCTCGGGCAACCTCGTCGGTGGCGCGATCCGTGCCAACAGTGGTTCGATCACCATTGAAGATTCGAACTTCCAGAACAACGCCGGTGCAGTGATCAACTCGGCGACCACTGTCGGCTCCGCGGTAGTGGTGCGCAACACAACCATTCATGACAACAGCGGCAGTATTGTCGGGGCCACCGCGATGTCATCGCTGGTGCGCTTGGGTGGCGCCAACAACCATGTGTTGGAAAACGTGGCGATCTACAACAACACCGGCACCTACGCTGCGACCGGCACCGTCGCCGGGGGGGCAGTGATCGTCCTGAACAACGCGGGTGGCTCGGTCAACATCGTCAACAGCACCATTGCCAATAACGTATTTCTCAATACCAGTACCGGAAGCATCACCTCCGCGGGCCTTGGCTGGGTCAATGGCCAGGGCGGCACTATCACGGTGCAGAACTCCATCCTCACCGGCAACACCGTCAACGGTGCTGCGGCCGATGCCGTCACCGGCAGCGGCTACACCAGCATCACCAACCTGATCGGCACCACGGTCAACTTCGTCAATGCTGCCGGGGGGGATTACCGCCTGGCCTCCACGGCCAGCAATGCCATCGACCAGGGCACCAGCAGCGGTGCGCCGGCCACCGACCTGCGCGGTTTCGAGCGGCCTCGCGGGGGCGCTGTGGATATCGGTGCCTACGAGGTGCTGTACTCGGCACCACCGGTGGTTGACCTGGACACCAATACTGGCGGCAACGACAGCACGGTGAACTTCACCGGCACCGCGGTGGCGATCGTGCCGAACATCTCCCTCACCCAGACTGACGGCGACACCCAGGTGAGCGGGGCCTCCCTGTCGCTGAGCGGTGTGGCCGATGGCGCCAACGAAACCTTGTCGCTCAGCGCAGCGCAGATCGCCACGGCTGCCGGGTTCGGCATCACTGTCAGCGGCTCGGGCAGCGCCGTGCTGACCCTGAGCGGTGTCGCCACCCTGGCCCAGTACCGGGCAGTGCTGGCATCGGTGGCCTATGGCAACGCGGCGGCGGCCTATACCACGGGCACCCGCACCGTGACCGTCAGCGTCAACGATGACATGGGCAGTACCACGCGTACCGCTTCGGTGGCCGTGCTGCCGCAGAACAGCGCCCCGGTAATCGGTAACCTCAATGGCGACAGCGCGGTATTCACCCAAGGCAACGGCGCGATACTGCTCGACGCGGGTAGCAATGCCACGGTCAGCGACAGCGACTCGGCTGATTTTGGTGGTGGCAACCTTACCGCTTCGATCAGCGCCAACGGCGTAGCCGGCGAAGACACCCTGGGTATCCGCAGCGTGGGTAACGGCGCCGGGCAGATCAGCCTCAGTGGCAATACCGTGAGTTACGGCGGCGTGGCCATCGGCACCGTGGCCGGCGGCACAGGCGGCGCCAGCCTGGTGGTGACCTTCAACGCCAATGCCACCGCCGCGGCGGTACAGGCGCTGGTGCGCAGTATCACGTATGACAACGGCAATGCCGGCAATGGCATCGGCCAGGCCAACCGAGCGGTTTCGCTAACCGTCAGCGACGGCGATGGCGCTACCTCCGGTACCGCCACGGTGCAGGTAACTGTCCGCGAGACAGTGCCGCCCACCGCTTCCATCAGCCTCAGTGACACCGCACTGAAAGTCGGCGACACAGCGACCGTGACCTTCACCTTCAGCGAAGCCGTGACGGGTTTCAGCAATGCTGACCTCACGGTGGTGGGCGGTACGCTGTCGGCAGTGAGCAGCAGTGATGGTGGCCTCACCTGGACGGCTACCTTCACCCCAAGCACCAACATCACGGTCGCCAGTGCGGCGATCACCCTGAACAATACCGGCGTCGCTGACCTGGCCGGCAATGCTGGCAGTGGCACCACCGTGTCGCCGAGCTACAGCATCGATACCCAGCGCCCTACCGCCACCATCGTCGTCGCAGACAATGCCTTGCGCGCGGGCGAGACCAGCCTGGTGACGATCACCTTCAGCGAGGCGGTAAGCGGCTTCACCAATGCTGACCTGAGCGTGGCCAACGGTACTTTGAGCACGCTCAGCAGCAGCGATGGCGGTATCACCTGGACCGCCACCTTCACGCCGACCAGCAACGTTACCGATGCCACCAACCTCATTACCCTGAACAACACCGGGGTCACTGACAGTGCTGGCAACGCTGGCACCGGCACCACCAACTCGAACAACTACAGCGTCGATACCCAACGCCCGGTAGCGACAATCGTGGTTGCAGACACTGCCTTGAGCATTGGCGAAACCAGCCTGGTGACCATCACCTTCAGCGAGGCGGTGACGGGATTCAGCAATGCCGACCTGACCGTGGCCAACGGTACCCTGAGCGCGGTGAGCAGCAGCGATGGCGGCATCACCTGGACCGCCACCTTCACGCCCACCAGCAATGTCACCGACGCCACTAACCTGATCAGCCTGGATAACACCGGCGTGACCGACGCTGCCGGCAATACCGGTAGCGGCACCACCGACTCCAATAATTACGCGATCGACACCGTGCGGCCGGTCGCGGCCATCGTGGTCGCCGACAGCAACCTGGCCATTGGCGAAACCAGCACCGTCACCATCACTTTCAACGAACCCGTCACCGGGCTGTCCCTGGCCGACTTCACTGTACAGAACGGCACGCTCAGCGGCCTGAGCACCAGCGACAACATCACCTGGACGGCCACCTTCACCCCCGCTGCCAATGTCACCGACACCAGCAACCTGATCACCTTGGACAATGCGGGCGTGGTCGACACGGCTGGCAACGCCGGCACCGGCAGCACCGGCTCGAACAACTACGCCATCGACACCCAGCGCCCAACTGCAGCCATCGTGATGGCCGACACTGCGCTGAACGTAGGTGAAAGCACCACGGTGACCATTACCTTCAGCGAGGCGGTCTCTGGCTTCACCCTGGCCGACCTGTCGGCGCCGAACGGCACCCTGAGCGGGCTGTCCAGCAGCGACGGCGGCATCACCTGGACGGCCACCTTCACGCCGTCGATCAACGTGCAGGACGCCACCAATGTCATCACCCTGGCCAACACCGGCGTGACCGACCTGGCCGGCAATGCTGGCAGCGGCACCACCGACTCGAGTAACTACACGGTCAGCACCCTGCAACCCACGGCGACGATCGTGGTCAGCGATGCGGCCCTGCGTATCGGTGAGACCAGCCTGGTCACCATCACCTTCAGTGAGGCGGTGACTGGCTTCACCCCTGCTGACCTGACCGTGGCCAACGGCGCCCTGAGCGGGCTCTCCAGCAGCGACGGCGGCATCACCTGGACCGCCACCTTCACGCCCGCCAGCAATGTCACCGATACCTCCAACCTGATCACCCTCGACAACAGCGGTGTGGTGGGCCAGAGCAGTGGCAACGCGGGCTCCGGCACCACCGATTCGAACAACTACGCCATCGACACCCAGCGCCCGACCGCAACCGTCGTGGTGGCCGAAAGCCAACTGGCGATTGGCGAGACATCGCTGGTGACCATCACCTTCAGCGAGGCGGTGGTCGGCCTCAGCAATGCCGACCTGGCGGTGAGCAACGGCACCCTGAGCGCGGTTGCCAGTTCAGACGGTGGCATCACCTGGACCGCCCTCTTCACGCCCACCAGCAATGTCACCGACGCCAGCAACCTGATCACCCTGGACAACACCGGCGTGGCGGACCTGGCGGGCAACGCAGGGTCCGGCAGCACCGACTCGAACAATTACGCCATCGACAGCCTGCGCCCGACCGCCACCATCGTGGTCGCCGACAGCAACCTGACCCTGGGCGAAACCAGCCAGGTGACCATCACCTTCAGCGAAGCGGTGACGGGCTTTACCAATGCCGACCTGACGGTTGCCAATGGCACCTTGAGCGCGGTTGCCAGTGCCGACGGCGGCATCACCTGGACAGCCACCTTCACCCCGGCCGTGGGCGTGCGGGACGCCACCAATGTCATCACCCTGGCCAACACAGGCATCGCCGACCTGGCCGGCAACCTTGGCAGCGGCACCACTTCTTCGAGCAACTACTCGGTCGACACCATCGTCCCTACCGCCACCATCGTGGTGGCCGACACTGCCTTGAGCATTGGCGAAACCAGCCTGGTGACGATCACCTTCAGCGAGGCGGTGAGCGGCTTCAGCAATGCCGACCTGACCGTGGCCAACGGTACCCTGAGTGCGGTGAGCAGCAGCGATGGCGGCATCACCTGGACCGCCACCTTCACGCCCACCAGCAATGTCACTGATACCAGCAACCTGATCAGCCTGGACAATACCGGGGTGGTCGGCCAGAGCGGCAACGCCGGTGTCGGCACTACCGATTCGAACAACTACGCCATCGACACCCAGCGCCCGACCGCAACCATCGTGGTGGCCGACAGCCAACTGGCGATTGGCGAGACGTCGCTGGTGACCATCACCTTCAGCGAGCCGGTGGTCGGCTTCAGCCTGGCCGAACTGAGCGTGGCCAACGGTACCCTCAGCGGGCTCGCCAGCAGCGACGGTGGCCTGACCTGGACGGCGACATTGACACCCTCAGCCGGCATCAGCGACACCAGCAACCTGATCACCCTGGACAACACCGGCGTGGCGGACCTGGCGGGCAACGCAGGGTCCGGCAGCACCGACTCGAACAATTACGCCATCGACAGCCTGCGCCCGACCGCCACCATCGTGGTCGCCGACAGCAACCTGACCCTGGGCGAAACCAGCCAGGTGACCATCACCTTCAGCGAAGCGGTGACGGGCTTCACCAATGCCGACCTGACGGTTGCCAATGGCACCTTGAGCGCGGTTTCCAGTGCCGACGGCGGCATCACCTGGACAGCCACCTTCACCCCGGCCGTGGGTGTGCGGGACGCCACCAATGTCATCACCCTGGCCAACACAGGCATCGCCGACCTGGCCGGCAACCTTGGCAGCGGCACCACTTCTTCGAGCAACTACTCGGTCGACACCATCGTCCCTACCGCCACCATCGTGGTGGCCGACACTGCCTTGAGCATTGGCGAAACCAGCCTGGTGACGATCACCTTCAGCGAGGCGGTGAGCGGCTTCAGCAATGCCGACCTGACCGTGGCCAACGGTACCCTGAGTGCGGTGAGCAGCAGCGATGGCGGCATCACCTGGACCGCCACCTTCACCCCCGCCAGCAATGTCACCGACACCAGCAACCTGATCAGCCTGGACAATACCGGCGTGGCCGGCCAGAGCGGCAACGCCGGTGTCGGCACTACCGATTCGAACAACTACGCCATCGACACCCAGCGCCCGACCGCAACCATCGTGGTGGCCGACACCCAACTGGCGATGGGCGAGACGTCGCTGGTGACCATCACCTTCAGCGAGCCGGTGGTCGGCTTCAGCCTGGCCGACCTGAGCGTGGCCAACGGTACCCTCAGCGGGCTCGCCAGCAGCGACGGTGGCCTGACCTGGACGGCGACCTTGACACCCTCAGCCGGCATCAGCGACACCAGCAACCTGATCACCCTGGACAACACCGGCGTGGCGGACCTGGCGGGCAACGCAGGCACCGGCACCACCGATTCGAACAATTACGCCATCGACAGCCTGCGCCCGACCGCCACCATCGTGGTCGCCGACAGCAACCTGACCCTGGGCGAAACCAGCCAGGTGACCATCACCTTCAGCGAAGCGGTGACGGGCTTCACCAATGCCGACCTGACGGTTGCCAATGGCACCTTGAGCGCGGTTTCCAGTGCCGACGGCGGCATCACCTGGACAGCCACCTTCACACCAGCCGTGGGCGTGCGGGACGCCACCAATGTCATCACCCTGGCCAACACGGGCATCGCCGACCTGGCCGGCAACCTTGGCACCGGCACCACTTCTTCGAGCAACTACTCGGTCGACACCATCGTCCCTACCGCCACCATCGTGGTGGCCAACACTGCCTTGAGCATTGGCGAAACCAGCCTGGTGACCATCACCTTCAGCGAGGCGGTGAGCGGCTTCAACAATGCCGACCTGACCGTGGCCAACGGTACCCTGAGTGCGGTGAGCAGCAGCGATGGCGGCATCACCTGGACTGCCACCTTCACGCCCACCAGCAATGTCACTGATACCAGCAACCTGATCAGCCTGGACAACACCGGGGTGGTCGGCCAGAGCGGCAACGCCGGTGTCGGCACTACCGATTCGAACAACTACGCCATCGACACCCAGCGCCCGATCGCAACCATCGTGGTGGCCGAAAGCCAACTGGCGATTGGCGAGACATCGCTGGTGACCATCACCTTCAGCGAGCCGGTGGTCGGCTTCAGCCTGGCCGACCTGAGCGTGGCCAACGGTACCCTCAGCGGGCTCGCCAGCAGCGACGGTGGCCTGACCTGGACGGCGACATTGACACCCTCAGCCGGCATCAGCGACACCAGCAACCTGATCACCCTGGACAACACCGGCGTAGCGGACCTGGCGGGCAACGCAGGGTCCGGCAGCACCGACTCGAACAATTACGCCATCGACAGCCTGCGCCCGACCGCCACCATCGTGGTCGCCGACAGCAACCTGACCCTGGGCGAAACCAGCCAGGTGACCATCACCTTCAGCGAAGCGGTGACGGGCTTCACCAATGCCGACCTGACGGTTGCCAATGGGACCTTGAGCGCGGTTTCCAGTACCGACGGCGGCATCACCTGGACAGCCACCTTCACCCCGGCCGTGGGCGTGCGGGACGCCACCAATGTCATCACCCTGGCCAACACGGGCATCGCCGACCTGGCCGGCAACCTTGGCAGCGGCACCACGTCCTCGGGCAACTACGCGGTCGACACCATTGTGCCCACCGCCACCATCGTGGTGGCCGACAACGCGTTGCGGGCGGGCGAGTCCAGCCTGGTGACCATCACGTTCAGCGAAGCGGTCAGCGGGTTTACCTTGGCTGACATGAGTGCGGCCAATGGCGTGCTGAGCAACCTGAGCAGCCAGGACGGGGGCATCACCTGGACCGCGACCCTGACACCGACCAGCAATGTCGAAGACACCAGCAACCTCGTGTCTCTGGACAACAGCGGGGTAGTTGCCACGGCCTCTGGCAACGCCGGTGTGGGCAGCAGCATTTCCAACAACTACGCCATCGACACCCGCGTCCCCAGCGTGACCAGTGTCGGTGGGCCGGCCGGCGTTGCCTACAACGCCGGCGACGCGCTGGTGTTCGTGGTCAATGCCAGTGAAGCCGTGCAGGTGGCCGGTTCGCCACGCCTGGCCCTGGAAGTCGGCGGGCGCACGGTGTTCGCCGAATTGATAGCCGGTGCTGACACGCCGACCCTGGTGTTCCAGTACATCGTCCAGGCCGGCGACAATGACAGCGATGGCATCCGCGTGACCGGCCTGTCGGCCAACGGCGCCACCCTGAGCGATGCCCAGGGTAATGCCATGAACCTGGCCTTGAATGGCATCGCCGACACGAGCACGGTGCTGGTCGATACACTGGCACCTGCAGCCGTCGGCATCGTCACCCTCGACCCATCCCCGAGCAACGCCCAGAGCGTTCGCTTCACCGTCACCTTCAGCGAACGCGTCAACGGCGTTGACCTGGCCGACTTCAGCCTGGTCGCCAGCGGTACCGCCAGCGCGACGCTCAGCGGCCTGCGGCAGATAAGCGATGGCGTGTACGAGATCACCGCCAGCGGTGTCAGCGGCAGCGGTACCCTGGGCTTGAACTTGAAGGCATCTGGCACCGCCATCAGCGATGTGGCCGGCAACGTGCTCACGGGCGGCCTGACCGGCGCGGTGTACACCGTCGACCATGACGCCCCCACGGTGAGGAGCGTCAGCGTGCCGGTGGGCGTGCATTACAACATCGGCGATACCCTGACCTTCGTGGTGGATACCAGCGAAGCGGTGATTGTCGACGGCGCACCGCAGCTGGCACTGGATGTGGGCGGGCGTACGGTGTATGCCGATTTCGTCGCTGGCTCCGGCACGCCGACGCTGGTGTTCCAGTACCGCATCCAGGCTGGCGACAACGATGCCGACGGCATCCAGGTTGTGGGGCTGGCCGCCAATGGCGCGACCTTGCACGACGCTGCCGGCAATGCCTTGCAGCCAGGGCTGGGGGCGGTTGGCGACAGCACGGGCGTCATCGTCGATACCCGCTTGCCGAGCGTCGAGTCGATCGTGCCGATGCCTGTCAATGGCAGCGGTAGCCAGGGCTTTATCGTGACCTTCAGTGAAGCGGTTCGCGGCGTCGATTTGAGCGACTTCCAATTGGTGGCGAGCGGCAGCGCCAGCGGCACCCTGCAATCACTGGTGCAGATCGACAGCCGCACCTGGCAGGTGAATGCCGTGGGGGTTGCCGGCAGCGGCAGCCTGGCCTTGGCCTTGAACAACAGCGGCACGGGTATCAGTGACATGGCTGGCAACGGGCTGGAGGGCGGTTTCGTCGGCCAGGGCAGTGCGCTGCAGGGCACGGGCGCTGACACGCAGTTCCTGGCCTACCCGACCACGCCGCCAAGCCTGGCCGGCCAGCCACTACCCCTGCCCGGCACAGCTGCGTCAGCGTTCTCGGCGTTCCAGTCACCTCTGCTGCCAGTACCGTTGTTCGAAGTGCCGAGTGTTGGCGGTGGGCTGCCGCCGCTGGGCAGCATCTTTATCCACGAGGGTGCCCTGGCGCCCAGCTACCTTGCCCAGGTGTTTGCAGGGCAGCAGGGCGGCTCCGCCATCGGCAACGGCAGCGGCAGCGGTTTCCTCGGCTTTGGCGGTGGAGATGCCAGCGTGTTCGGCGCCAGCAGCCTGGCCAATATTTTCGACAAGACGCTGCCGGACGACGGCGGCCAGTATGAGCTCAGTGGCGGCAACCCTTGGCGCCAGGGCGGCGAGGGCCAGGCCGGTGCGCCGACGCTGGGGCAGCAGTTGCAAGCTTTCAAGGAGGGCGAGCAGCGCCAGGTCAGGGAGCTGGCGCTGGCGCTCGGACAGATCAAGGCACCCATGCCCGAGGCGTGA